Below is a window of Polyangiaceae bacterium DNA.
CGTGCCGATCTCGCCCGCGGTGCACCCACCCGTCGAACGCTCGCAGCGCCCTCGCTCTGACCGCCCGACCCTGTCGGCCCCATGCCGGGCCGGCCGAGTGACGCATGGTATCCTGCGCATGGAACGCGCCGTGCTTGGAGGCGCCGGCAGGTCAGATGGGACTCGCTCGTTCGTTGCGACTGCTGCTCGTGCTCGGGCTCGGCTCGGCCGGCTGCGCTGCGCCTGCGGACCCCGGGGAGGACATCGACTCCGTCGAGCTCGGCGCCACCAGCTCGGGCCTCCGCGCCAGCAAGTGGGTGAAGCTGTGGAGCGATCTGCCGAAGGAGCGCGGCGGAACGGCGCACTTCCGCGCCTGCGCCGGCGACTCTTTCAAGTTCACGCTCTCGTTCCGCAACATGGGCTCCGCCATTTGGCGTGACGTTCCTGGTCGCGGCGAAGAGGCGGGCAGCGACGTGTTCCTGGAGACGGCGAACGGCAAGAAGGACGGGCTGACCGGCAAGACGCGCTTCAGCTTGCGCTGGAACGCCAACGACTGGGTGCGCGGCGACAGGAAGGCCAAGGAGTGCACGATGAACCGCGGCTGTCGCCGCACCCGCGCCGTGCACGACGGCATCAAGGCCCGCGCTCCCGCGAAGCCCGGCATCTACAAGTCGCGCTGGCGCCTGCGGGACTACAGCGAGGCCTGGGGCAAACCTCAGGGCTTCGGCCCGAAGGCGGAGGTCCGCGTGCGCGTCGAGCAGTGCCCGGCTCCGGGCGAGTGCGCCTGCAAGGTCGCGTGCTCGGACGGAACGGGCACCACGCTCTTGCTCATGGGCGGCAGCGAGGCGACCTGCAAGACGGAGGCGCAGCTCAACTGTCTGCCCTACGAGGTCACCAGCCACGACTTGGGAGAGTGCAACACGGGCGGCGCGGGAGGGAGCGGCGGGACGTCGGCGACGAACCCCGACGAGGTGAACGCCGAGGCTCCGCCGGACGGGCCTGGCTTCTGGATCACGGACTCCGAGCTCGCGTCCGGTGGCTCGGGCGGTAGCGGCGGGACAGGCGGCTCGAGCGCGGCGGGCGGCGCGGCCGGAGCCGAGTGGTGGGGCGGAGAGGACGATCCCGGCGTCGGCACCGACGATCTGATCGACGACCCGGACTACCAGCCCGACGGCTTCGACGGCGTGGCGGAGGACGTCTCCGGCGGAGTCGTTCCGGCCGACGAGGGCTGCTCCTTCGCGGCGCCGCACCGGGGCTCGGCGCCGCTCGCGCTCGCGGGCCTGCTCGTGCTCGGAGCGCTGCTCCGCCGGCGCTCGGGTCAGAACGCGAGCTGAAAGCGCGTCTGGGCACCACCCGGACGCGGCGCGATGGCCAGGCTCGCGGCGGGTCGCTCCGGGGCGCGCTCGTCGCGCGACGAGAGGTAGAAATAGAGCGCGCCGCCGAAGGCCAGTGCCCCGATGGCCAGCGAGACGTCGGCCCGGGTGAAGTCCGCGCGGACCGCGTCCACGTCGTCCTGGGCGCACTCCCCCTTGCACGCCTTCAAGTCGCTGCGGCCGCGCAGGCCGCGAATGCCGAAGTACGAGAAGCTCACCAGCCCCACGGCGCCGACCCCCGCGAGCACCCAGCTCGTCACGGGAGGGCCCGCGCGCTCTTGTCGGGAGCTGCCCAGGGGCTCGAGGGCTATGGAGAGCCTTCGACTCTTCTCGCCCTCGCGGATCGTCAACGTCTGCTCGGCGGGAGCGTGGCCGGGAGCCTCGAAGCGGAACACCCGCTGGCCCGGGTCCACCTCCAGGGCGGCGCCGGTCAACGACTCCGCGAGCACCTCGTCGTCGACCAGGACGCGGACGTCCGAGAGCTCCGCGTCACCGGTGCGCGCGACCACCACCACGGTGGGCATGCCGCGCTCGACCTCGGTGAGCCAGCTCGTACAGTCCGCGCGGAGCAGGGCAGGGCACTCCGGCTCGACGCAGACCAGGAGCTTCTTGCGCGAAGCGCGCAGCTTGCCTGCGTTCTTGTCGTTCTGCGCCGACTCGTAGGCGCGCAGGCAGGTGGCCTTGTCCGCGGCTCGCGCCGCTCCCGACCAGGCAACCAGAGCGGCGATCGACAACGCCAGCGTCGCGAGCCTCGGCCCCATGTGCCCTCGGTTATTCACCGCCCGCCGACGGGCCGCAAGGACCCTCGAGCCTGCTTTGGCTGCGGAGCGTCGGTCGCGGTAGAGTCCGAGCGGGCATGGCCGACGTGACCGAAACTCGCCAGGGCCCCGAGCAAGGCTCGGGCTCGCGGCCCGTCGTCGGTGTGGTCGTCGTGTTCTCCGAAGAGCACCCGGTGCCGGCGCCGCGGCTCCACGCCGTCACCTCGCGCGTTCGCCTCGGCCGAGACGAAGGCGTGGCCCTCCAGCTCGACGACTCGCAGGTGTCGCGGGAGCACGCCGAGCTCGCGCCGGCCGCGGGAGGCGTCAGCGTGACCGATCTCGGCAGCCGCAACGGCACCTTCGTGGACGAGCAGCGGGTCGGCGAGGCAGGCGCAGTGGCCCCGATCGGCTCGTGCATCCGCTGCGGCAAGACGCTGCTCGCGGTCGTCGAGGACGTGGAGCTGTTCCGCAAGCACGCGCCCTCCATGCGCCCGCCGTTGGTCGGTAGCGCGCGGCTGTCGGAGGTGAGCCGGCTGGTCGCCACCGTCGCGCCGTTCGCCCACCCCGTGTTGGTGCTCGGGGAGACGGGCACGGGCAAGGAGCGCGTGGCCGAAGCGGTGCACCTGGCCAGCGGGCGCGCGGGGCCGTTCGTCCCGGTGAACTCCAGCGCCATCCCCGCCGAGCTGGTCGAGTCCGAGCTCTTCGGCCACGCCAAGGGCGCGTTCTCCGGCTCGCACCAGGCGCGCACGGGACTGTTCCGCTCGGCGGACGGCGGCACGCTCTTCCTGGACGAGATCGCGGATCTGCCGCTGGCAGCCCAGGCCAAGCTCCTGCGCACGCTCGAGACCGGAGAGGTGCGCGGGGTCGGCGAGGACCGCGCGAGCACCGTGGACGTGCGCGTCGTCTCGGCCACGAATGCCGATCTCGACTCGCTGGTGCAGAGCGTTCGCTTTCGCGCCGACCTCCTGCACCGCATCGCGACCTGGCGCATCACCTTGCCGCCGCTGCGCGAGCGGACCGAAGACGTGCCGTTGCTCGCGGCGTTCTTCCTGCCGCCGGGCTCGCCCGGGTTCTCGGTTGAGGCGATGGCGAAGCTCCTGCTCTGGCGCTGGCCGGGCAACGTGCGCGAGCTGCGCGCCGCGGTGCTCACGGCCGCGGCCCGCGCGGGCGCCGACCGCGCGGGCCAGATCCTGGTGGCCCACCTGCCGCCGGAGATCGTGGCGGGTGGGGCGCGCGCCAAAGCACCGGGGTTGGACCCAGACGCAGTGTTCCGAACGCGGGTCGAGACCGCGCTCGCGCTCCGCGAGGGAAACGTCGCGCAGGTCGCCCGGGACCTCGGCTGTGGCCGCGCCTGGCTCTACCAGGAAATCAAACGCCTGGGCGTCGACGTGAACGCCCACCGCAAGCGATGAGCTGGACGAGAGCCTTCGCTTTGCTCGCGTCGGGCGCCCTCGGCGCGTGCAACGTCTTCTTCTCCCTCGACGACTACGCGGCGCCGGAGCTCGCTTCCTGTTCGAGCTGCGCCGCGGCCCGCTGCCAGTGTGCACCCAAGGCCCCGGCGGGCTTCGACCACGCGCGCCTGCGTCTCGCTGCCAAGACCGCGGACGTGTGTCCCGCCGGCACCGTCGCCGGAGTGGCGATGGGGCAGGGGGCGAAGGACGACGGCTGCGCTTGTGGCTGCGACAGTCCGGCGCCGGGCGCAGCCTGCGGCCTGGCGATCTTCGCGGGCAAGGGCTGCCAGGGTTCCCCCGCCGAGAGCATCACGGGCCAGAGCTGCACGGCGCTCGCCTCGAGCAGCGGCGACAAGTCGGCGGCGGTCCTGCCCGCCGCGGGTGCGATCTGCCCGGCGCAGGCGGAGCCCCGCCCGCCGGAGTTCACGAAGCGCGTCCTCGCCTGCCTCGATCAGCTCCCCGACGCCGCCGGCTGTGACGAGCGCACCACCTGCACCGCCGCGCTCGACCCGCCGTTCGACCCCTCGCCGTGCATCGTGGCCAAGCCCGGCGCGAGCGCAGCGTGCCCGGACAGCTACTCTCACCAATACACGTTTGCCACCGGCTTCGACGATCAGCGAAACTGCGACGGCTCGGCGTGCGCGTGCAGCCCGCCCGAGTGCCCCGACACGACCGTGACCTTGTGTCAGGACGCGGCTTGCCAGAACGCCTGCGGACTCTCCGCCCAGAGCTTCACCAACTGCAAGGACTTCGCCGGGCTCACCCACGGCCGCGTGGACTTCGACGGCAAGACGAAGGGCGCGTGCGCGCCGAGCGGCGAGGCCACGTCGTCCGGATCGCTCACGCCCAAGGGCTCGGTGGTGGTGTGCTGTCGGGGGGCGCTCTGAGGGCTGGTTTCCGGGCGGTTGGGCCGCCCCCAGCGTCCGTGGCACACTGAACGCGTCATGCGCTGGCTGGTCCGCCGCGCCTCGCTGCTGCTCGCGCTGCTCTCCGGCTGCGCCGGTGACGGCGCGCCTGCCGGCCAGAGCTCGGCAGACGCCGCGGCTCCGACGGATCCCGCCTGCTCGGAGTCCGCCGTGTTCTCTCGGTTGCTGGACGGCAGTTGCGTCACCGGCGCCGTCTGCGACATTCGCGTTCAGTTCCAGT
It encodes the following:
- a CDS encoding sigma 54-interacting transcriptional regulator — translated: MADVTETRQGPEQGSGSRPVVGVVVVFSEEHPVPAPRLHAVTSRVRLGRDEGVALQLDDSQVSREHAELAPAAGGVSVTDLGSRNGTFVDEQRVGEAGAVAPIGSCIRCGKTLLAVVEDVELFRKHAPSMRPPLVGSARLSEVSRLVATVAPFAHPVLVLGETGTGKERVAEAVHLASGRAGPFVPVNSSAIPAELVESELFGHAKGAFSGSHQARTGLFRSADGGTLFLDEIADLPLAAQAKLLRTLETGEVRGVGEDRASTVDVRVVSATNADLDSLVQSVRFRADLLHRIATWRITLPPLRERTEDVPLLAAFFLPPGSPGFSVEAMAKLLLWRWPGNVRELRAAVLTAAARAGADRAGQILVAHLPPEIVAGGARAKAPGLDPDAVFRTRVETALALREGNVAQVARDLGCGRAWLYQEIKRLGVDVNAHRKR